A portion of the Sandaracinobacteroides saxicola genome contains these proteins:
- a CDS encoding alkaline phosphatase translates to MFRLFLGCVTAIALTAPATAQVLGGPATVDEYWGIGREQLKERLKDVKPARARNVILLVGDGMGISTITAARIFEKQQKTKAAGFAEFGEENSLSFERFPHLAMVKTYNTNAQVPDSAGTASAFNTGIKTKIGMIGMRQDQTPETCATPAEFPRNMAEIAKGQGMAVGVVTTTRITHATPAAVYAHVPSRNWEARDRSWPEMQRSNACTDIASQLVAFAPGGGLDVVLGGGRARFVPIDAGGTRDDGRDLRDEWKKRFPAGSYVEEAGTFRALSASGKGPVLGLFNDDHISYRADRDPAVEPSLPEMASFAVRRLQATGKPFYLMVEAGRIDHAHHATNPYRALDETVELSDTVAALQKLVGPDTLILVTADHSHVFTIAGYPERGNDILGYIKPVGGGESRTGLTPEGFALDDRGVPMTTLGYQNGPFEGRIGQTVLSRQLPPTDKNYLANKLHGLDSETHGGEDVALFAVGPGSALVSGVIEQNTIFHIMAQALGWK, encoded by the coding sequence ATGTTCCGCCTGTTTCTTGGTTGTGTGACCGCCATCGCGCTGACCGCGCCGGCCACTGCGCAGGTGCTGGGCGGGCCGGCGACGGTGGACGAATATTGGGGCATCGGCCGCGAGCAGCTGAAGGAGCGGCTGAAGGATGTGAAGCCGGCCCGCGCGCGCAATGTCATCCTGCTGGTGGGCGACGGGATGGGGATTTCGACCATCACCGCGGCGCGGATTTTCGAGAAGCAGCAGAAGACGAAGGCCGCGGGGTTCGCCGAGTTCGGCGAGGAGAACAGCCTGAGTTTCGAGCGCTTTCCGCATCTGGCGATGGTGAAGACCTACAACACCAACGCCCAGGTGCCGGACAGCGCGGGGACGGCGAGCGCGTTCAACACCGGCATCAAGACGAAGATCGGCATGATCGGGATGCGGCAGGACCAGACGCCGGAGACTTGCGCGACGCCGGCCGAATTTCCGCGCAACATGGCGGAGATCGCCAAGGGCCAGGGCATGGCGGTGGGGGTGGTGACGACGACGCGGATCACCCATGCGACGCCGGCTGCCGTCTATGCCCATGTGCCGAGCCGCAACTGGGAGGCGCGCGACCGCAGCTGGCCGGAGATGCAGCGGTCCAACGCCTGCACCGACATCGCCAGCCAGCTGGTGGCGTTCGCGCCGGGCGGCGGACTGGATGTGGTGCTGGGGGGCGGACGGGCGCGGTTCGTGCCGATCGACGCCGGCGGCACGCGCGACGATGGCCGCGATTTGCGCGACGAGTGGAAGAAGCGCTTTCCCGCCGGCAGCTATGTCGAGGAGGCGGGGACGTTCCGGGCACTGAGCGCGAGCGGGAAAGGCCCGGTGCTGGGCTTGTTCAACGATGACCATATCAGTTACCGGGCGGATCGCGATCCGGCGGTGGAGCCGTCACTCCCCGAGATGGCGAGCTTTGCCGTGCGGCGGTTGCAGGCGACGGGCAAGCCCTTCTACCTGATGGTGGAGGCGGGACGGATCGACCATGCGCATCATGCCACCAACCCCTATCGCGCGCTGGACGAGACGGTGGAGCTGTCGGACACGGTGGCGGCGCTGCAGAAGCTGGTGGGGCCGGACACGCTGATCCTGGTGACAGCGGATCACAGCCATGTGTTCACCATCGCCGGCTATCCGGAGCGGGGAAATGACATCCTGGGCTATATCAAGCCGGTGGGGGGCGGGGAATCGCGCACCGGGTTGACGCCGGAGGGGTTTGCGCTGGATGACCGGGGCGTGCCGATGACCACGCTGGGCTATCAGAACGGGCCGTTCGAAGGCAGGATCGGGCAGACGGTGCTGAGCCGGCAGCTGCCCCCGACGGACAAGAATTATCTGGCGAACAAGCTGCACGGCCTGGACAGCGAGACGCATGGCGGGGAGGATGTGGCGCTGTTCGCAGTGGGGCCGGGGAGCGCGCTGGTGAGCGGGGTGATCGAGCAGAACACGATCTTTCACATCATGGCGCAGGCTTTGGGATGGAAATAG
- a CDS encoding isopenicillin N synthase family dioxygenase — MTRFADIAPIPLTQVEEDLAAAAAAFGDSFRRTGFAVVSGHGVPDAVVADALAAMRAFFALPEDVKRGALVPGQGGARGFTPFGVETAKDATHHDLKEFWHVGRELPPGHPFEAFMPPNIWPAMVPEFRGAALALFDALDAAGRRILRAVAVHLGLAPDAFDDPCRDGNSVLRLLHYPPVSEDAGPIRAGAHEDINVITLLLGADEAGLQLLSNGEWLDVEAPPGTLVCNIGDMLQRFTGGLLPSTTHRVVNPAPARRHLPRYSTPFFLHYRPDYLIQPMHGDAAPITANDYLMQRLREIKLL; from the coding sequence ATGACCCGTTTTGCCGATATCGCGCCGATCCCGCTGACCCAGGTGGAGGAGGACCTGGCCGCGGCCGCCGCGGCGTTCGGGGACAGTTTCCGGCGGACGGGGTTCGCCGTGGTGAGCGGCCATGGCGTGCCCGACGCGGTGGTGGCGGACGCGCTGGCGGCGATGCGGGCATTTTTCGCACTGCCCGAGGATGTGAAGCGCGGCGCGCTGGTGCCCGGCCAGGGGGGCGCGCGCGGGTTCACGCCGTTCGGGGTGGAGACGGCGAAGGACGCGACGCACCATGACCTGAAGGAGTTCTGGCATGTCGGGCGGGAGCTGCCGCCGGGGCACCCGTTCGAGGCCTTCATGCCGCCGAACATCTGGCCGGCGATGGTGCCCGAATTCCGTGGCGCGGCGCTGGCGCTGTTCGACGCGCTGGACGCGGCGGGGCGGCGCATCCTGCGCGCGGTCGCGGTGCATCTGGGGCTGGCGCCGGACGCCTTCGACGATCCGTGCCGCGACGGCAACAGCGTGTTGCGGCTGCTGCACTATCCGCCGGTCAGCGAGGACGCCGGGCCGATCCGCGCCGGGGCGCATGAGGACATCAATGTCATCACGCTGCTGTTGGGGGCGGACGAGGCGGGGTTGCAGCTGCTGTCCAACGGCGAGTGGCTGGACGTGGAGGCACCGCCGGGGACGCTGGTGTGCAACATCGGCGACATGCTGCAACGCTTCACCGGCGGGCTGCTGCCCTCCACCACGCACCGGGTGGTGAACCCGGCGCCGGCGCGGCGCCACCTGCCGCGCTATTCGACGCCGTTTTTCCTGCATTACCGGCCGGATTATCTGATCCAGCCGATGCACGGGGATGCGGCACCGATCACGGCGAATGACTATCTGATGCAACGGTTACGGGAAATCAAACTGCTGTAA
- a CDS encoding GMC family oxidoreductase, producing the protein MAPGEYDYIIVGAGSAGCVLANRLTADGKATVLLLEAGGKDWNPLIHIPVGYAQTLKDPSVNWLYQTDEDPETGNRPHVWPRGKVLGGSSSINGLIYVRGQMADFDGWSQLGATGWGAADVLPYFRRAENNERVKDELHGNDGPLHVTDPRDHHPVSDAVIEGGKELGLPFNNDVNGESQDGISYFQLTIKDGRRWSTAMAYLRPAMKRQNLRVETEAHVAAVLFDGKRATGIRYRQDGRTIEAKARREVILSGGAVNSPQLLELSGIGDPDILKAAGVAVRHALPSVGTNLQDHYVVSVQYRLKPGVISVNEMSRGWRLMVEAAKYATQRKGLLTLSAAHVQAYIRTRPGLAGPDVQYHILPATVDIEKFVTTQLWELEKVPGLTIAPCQLRPESRGTIHIGSADPFVQPRIKPNYLSAELDRVTIVEGLKWARKLANTKALEPYVAHELYPGPDCQDDAGFLQFARESGSTIYHPVGTCRMGTDADAVVDPAGRVHGIAGLRVVDASIMPRLVSGNTNAATIMIAEKISDAILADARAKLAA; encoded by the coding sequence ATGGCACCCGGAGAATATGATTACATCATCGTCGGTGCCGGCAGCGCCGGCTGCGTGCTGGCGAACCGGCTCACCGCCGACGGCAAGGCCACCGTGCTGCTGCTGGAGGCCGGCGGCAAGGACTGGAACCCCCTCATCCACATCCCCGTCGGCTATGCCCAGACGCTGAAGGACCCCAGCGTCAACTGGCTCTACCAGACCGACGAGGACCCGGAGACCGGCAACCGCCCCCATGTCTGGCCGCGCGGCAAGGTGCTCGGCGGCTCCTCCAGCATCAACGGCCTGATCTACGTCCGCGGCCAGATGGCCGACTTCGACGGCTGGTCGCAGCTCGGCGCCACCGGCTGGGGCGCCGCCGACGTGCTCCCCTATTTCAGGCGCGCCGAGAATAACGAGCGCGTCAAGGACGAGCTGCACGGCAACGACGGCCCGCTGCACGTCACCGACCCGCGCGACCATCACCCCGTCTCCGACGCCGTGATCGAAGGCGGCAAGGAACTCGGCCTGCCCTTCAACAATGACGTCAACGGCGAGAGCCAAGACGGCATCAGCTATTTCCAGCTCACCATCAAGGATGGCCGCCGCTGGTCCACCGCCATGGCCTATCTCCGCCCCGCGATGAAGCGGCAGAACCTCCGCGTCGAAACCGAAGCGCATGTCGCCGCCGTGCTGTTCGACGGCAAGCGCGCCACCGGCATCCGCTACCGCCAGGACGGCCGCACCATCGAGGCGAAGGCGCGCCGCGAGGTCATCCTCTCCGGCGGCGCCGTCAACTCGCCACAGCTGCTGGAACTCTCCGGCATCGGCGACCCCGACATCCTGAAGGCCGCCGGCGTGGCGGTGCGCCACGCCTTGCCCTCGGTCGGCACCAACCTTCAGGATCATTATGTCGTCAGCGTGCAATATCGCCTGAAACCCGGCGTCATCAGCGTCAACGAGATGAGCCGCGGCTGGCGCCTGATGGTGGAAGCCGCCAAATATGCGACGCAGCGCAAGGGCTTGCTCACCCTGTCGGCCGCCCACGTCCAGGCCTATATCCGCACGCGTCCCGGCCTCGCCGGGCCGGACGTGCAATATCACATCCTGCCCGCCACGGTGGACATCGAGAAGTTCGTGACGACGCAGCTGTGGGAGCTGGAGAAGGTCCCCGGCCTCACCATCGCGCCGTGCCAACTCCGCCCGGAAAGCCGCGGCACCATCCACATCGGCAGCGCCGACCCCTTCGTGCAGCCGCGCATCAAGCCCAATTACCTCTCCGCCGAACTCGACCGGGTCACCATCGTCGAAGGGCTGAAATGGGCGCGCAAGCTGGCAAACACCAAGGCGCTCGAACCCTATGTCGCGCACGAACTCTACCCCGGCCCCGATTGCCAGGACGATGCCGGCTTCCTGCAATTCGCGCGCGAATCGGGCTCCACCATCTATCACCCGGTCGGCACCTGCCGCATGGGCACCGATGCCGACGCCGTCGTCGATCCCGCCGGGCGGGTCCATGGCATCGCCGGCCTGCGCGTCGTCGATGCCTCGATCATGCCGCGCCTGGTCAGCGGCAACACCAACGCCGCCACCATCATGATCGCCGAGAAGATCAGCGACGCCATCCTCGCCGACGCGCGGGCGAAGCTGGCGGCGTAG
- a CDS encoding MerC domain-containing protein, protein MSPAEPEPPLLRSPDGWAALLSSLCLVHCLALPLGALLLPTLAGINGGHNHATHWLLIALAAPVSAWALWRGRARHARQVPLALAVTGFALMALGASIHGLAEQFATVTGGLLVAAGHWINWNAIRRRF, encoded by the coding sequence ATGTCCCCGGCCGAGCCAGAACCGCCCCTGTTGCGCTCGCCCGATGGCTGGGCGGCGCTGTTGAGCAGCCTTTGCCTGGTGCATTGCCTGGCGCTGCCGCTGGGGGCGCTGCTGCTGCCGACGCTCGCCGGGATCAACGGCGGGCACAATCATGCGACGCATTGGCTGTTGATCGCGCTGGCCGCGCCGGTGAGCGCCTGGGCGCTGTGGCGCGGGCGGGCGCGGCATGCGCGGCAGGTGCCGCTGGCGCTGGCGGTGACGGGGTTCGCGCTGATGGCGCTGGGGGCGAGCATCCACGGGCTGGCGGAGCAGTTCGCCACCGTGACCGGCGGACTGCTGGTGGCCGCCGGGCACTGGATCAACTGGAACGCGATTCGCAGACGGTTTTGA
- a CDS encoding right-handed parallel beta-helix repeat-containing protein translates to MISFLIRRVAPVIPAVLLSVSVQAQSIPVFNASSSAELVALLKTITQPADIALAPGNYGVLNLQSINPPADVRIRSASSSRAVFTDMFVRNSSRLRFHAIDVSHALQPGEGQTAAAVFVRDSSDIRFTSCNFYGTRNDDPNDDGMHVRVMNSARILLMGNSFSEARIAFFSDGAQDMLLVSNSFSVVREAVNLQAARDVVFDRNLFREIRPNLALGDHSDSIQVYAGAVPVASTGLTFTNNAMILNNWQAQGIFIRNETGNPAYNHGSINISNNLYFGAMRNGISVADSKSITVSKNTLVSSPDFTHEPAILLRNSTSISLSRNIMPLLYLENATPTQSANIDLADSIYPTGAETAAQFTGNVAMLNPAINSFRVRAGSEAALALAGFTPTSEIGSVAASVIETRYGAALSRLATMARNGGEYDE, encoded by the coding sequence ATGATTTCGTTTCTGATCCGGCGCGTGGCGCCGGTGATTCCGGCTGTGCTGCTATCGGTTTCGGTGCAGGCGCAATCGATTCCCGTTTTCAACGCCAGCAGCAGTGCCGAGCTTGTCGCGCTGTTGAAGACCATCACCCAGCCGGCGGATATCGCGCTGGCGCCGGGCAATTATGGTGTGCTGAACCTGCAATCGATCAACCCGCCGGCGGATGTGCGCATCCGCTCCGCCAGCAGCTCGCGCGCGGTGTTCACCGACATGTTCGTGCGCAACAGCAGCCGGTTGCGCTTTCATGCCATCGATGTGTCGCATGCGCTGCAGCCGGGGGAAGGCCAGACCGCAGCCGCGGTGTTCGTGCGCGACAGCAGCGACATCCGGTTCACGTCGTGCAATTTCTATGGCACGCGCAACGATGATCCCAATGACGACGGGATGCATGTGCGCGTGATGAACAGTGCCCGCATCCTGTTGATGGGCAACAGTTTCAGCGAGGCACGGATCGCTTTCTTTTCGGACGGCGCGCAGGATATGCTGCTGGTTTCAAACAGTTTCTCGGTGGTTCGGGAGGCCGTGAACCTGCAGGCCGCACGCGACGTGGTGTTCGACCGCAACCTGTTCCGGGAAATCCGGCCGAACCTGGCGCTGGGGGATCACAGCGATTCGATCCAGGTCTATGCCGGGGCGGTGCCGGTGGCGAGCACGGGGCTGACCTTCACCAACAACGCCATGATCCTGAACAACTGGCAGGCCCAGGGGATTTTCATCCGCAACGAGACCGGCAACCCGGCCTATAACCACGGCAGCATCAACATCAGCAACAACCTGTATTTCGGGGCGATGCGCAACGGCATCAGCGTTGCTGATTCAAAGAGCATCACGGTGTCGAAGAACACGCTGGTAAGCAGCCCGGATTTCACCCACGAGCCGGCCATCCTGCTGCGCAACTCGACAAGCATCTCGCTGAGCCGCAACATCATGCCCTTGCTGTACCTGGAGAATGCGACGCCGACGCAGAGCGCGAACATCGACCTCGCCGACAGCATCTATCCGACGGGGGCGGAAACGGCGGCGCAGTTCACGGGGAATGTCGCGATGCTGAACCCAGCGATCAACAGTTTCCGGGTGAGGGCCGGCAGCGAGGCGGCGCTGGCGCTGGCGGGGTTTACGCCCACGAGCGAGATCGGCAGCGTGGCGGCGAGCGTGATCGAGACGCGCTATGGCGCGGCGCTGTCGCGGCTGGCGACGATGGCGCGGAACGGCGGGGAGTATGACGAGTAA
- the nadB gene encoding L-aspartate oxidase, with protein MSDFDVIVVGSGAAGLTAALNLAPHARVAVLSKGEISAGSTAWAQGGIAAVLDEGDTFEAHIEDTMVAGAGLNDRRTVEFVVEHAPAAIERLAALGVPFNPGETVSERWHLTREGGHSARRIVHVDDATGWAVQQALERAARAQPNITLLSGRLAIDLVTDRHVAAHGFSERRAHGLYALDVASGRVETLRARATVLATGGASRVYLYSTNPDGSTGDGMAMAWRAGCRVSNMEFNQFHPTCLFHPVVKNFLITEAMRGEGGHLRLPPKAADAERGVAAGRRFMDRYDPREELAPRDVVARAIDAEMKRLGLSHVLLDMTHLPAAFVEGHFPTIVKRLRELGIDPVTQPIPVVPAAHYSCGGVLVDRHGRTDLPGLYAIGEVSQSGLHGANRMASNSLLECLVYGASAADDIIARLGDTPAPPAVRDWDESRVTDSDEEVVVSHNWAELRRFMWDYVGIVRTDKRLERAAHRVALLKSEIAAYYGAFRVTPDLIELRNLVEVSDLIVRSAAARKESRGLHFTSDYPGQVEPARDTVLYPNI; from the coding sequence TTGAGCGATTTCGACGTGATCGTGGTGGGAAGCGGCGCCGCCGGGTTGACGGCCGCGCTGAACCTGGCGCCGCATGCGCGGGTGGCGGTGCTGAGCAAGGGGGAGATCAGCGCCGGATCGACCGCCTGGGCGCAGGGCGGGATCGCCGCGGTGCTGGACGAGGGCGACACGTTCGAGGCGCATATCGAGGACACGATGGTGGCCGGCGCCGGGTTGAACGACCGGCGCACGGTGGAGTTTGTGGTGGAGCATGCGCCGGCGGCGATCGAGCGGCTGGCGGCGCTGGGCGTGCCGTTCAACCCGGGCGAGACGGTGAGCGAGCGCTGGCACCTGACGCGGGAGGGCGGGCACAGCGCGCGGCGGATCGTGCATGTCGACGACGCGACCGGCTGGGCGGTGCAGCAGGCGCTGGAGCGGGCGGCGCGGGCGCAGCCGAACATCACGCTGCTGAGCGGCAGGCTGGCGATCGACCTGGTGACCGACCGGCATGTGGCGGCGCACGGCTTCAGCGAGCGGCGGGCGCACGGGCTTTATGCGCTGGACGTGGCGAGCGGCCGGGTGGAGACGCTGCGGGCGCGGGCGACGGTGCTGGCGACCGGCGGGGCGAGCCGGGTCTATCTCTACTCGACGAACCCCGACGGCAGCACGGGGGATGGCATGGCGATGGCGTGGCGGGCGGGATGCCGGGTGTCGAACATGGAGTTCAACCAGTTCCATCCGACCTGCCTGTTCCATCCGGTGGTGAAGAATTTCCTGATCACCGAGGCGATGCGCGGCGAGGGCGGGCATCTGCGGCTGCCGCCGAAGGCCGCGGATGCCGAGCGGGGCGTGGCGGCGGGGCGGCGGTTCATGGACCGCTATGACCCGCGCGAGGAGCTGGCGCCGCGCGACGTGGTGGCGCGCGCCATCGATGCCGAGATGAAGCGGCTGGGGCTGAGCCATGTGCTGCTGGACATGACGCATCTGCCGGCGGCGTTCGTGGAGGGGCATTTTCCGACCATCGTGAAGCGGCTGCGCGAGCTGGGGATCGACCCGGTGACGCAGCCGATTCCGGTGGTGCCGGCGGCGCATTACAGTTGCGGCGGGGTGCTGGTGGACCGGCACGGGCGGACGGATTTGCCGGGGCTGTATGCCATCGGCGAGGTAAGCCAGTCGGGCCTGCACGGGGCGAACCGGATGGCGTCCAACTCCTTGCTGGAGTGCCTGGTCTATGGCGCGAGCGCGGCCGATGACATCATCGCGCGGCTGGGCGATACGCCGGCGCCGCCGGCGGTGCGCGACTGGGACGAGAGCCGGGTGACCGACAGCGACGAGGAAGTGGTGGTGAGCCACAATTGGGCGGAGCTGCGCCGTTTCATGTGGGATTATGTGGGGATCGTGCGCACCGACAAGCGGCTGGAGCGGGCGGCGCACCGGGTGGCGTTGCTGAAATCGGAGATCGCCGCCTATTATGGTGCCTTCCGGGTGACGCCCGACCTTATCGAGCTGCGCAACCTGGTGGAGGTGAGTGACCTGATCGTGCGCTCGGCGGCGGCGCGGAAGGAATCGCGCGGGCTGCATTTCACCAGCGATTATCCGGGGCAGGTGGAGCCGGCGCGGGACACGGTATTATATCCGAATATCTGA
- a CDS encoding ABC transporter ATP-binding protein gives MSNAISLKGLAKTYGNGKVALHGIDLDVPRGSLFGLLGPNGAGKSTLINILAGMVNKSAGQATVWGFDIDAHPRNAKASIGIVPQEILFDAFFTPFETLELQAGLFGVPRAKRRTMELLRAVRLDDKAHVYSRTLSGGMKRRLMVAKAMVHNPPVLILDEPTAGVDIELRQQLWAYVKTLHADGVTVILTTHYLEEAEALCDRIAIVDQGRIVANEATPVLLARAQEKVIRVTLDRPVGSPPLVQGTRRGEVEAATPNIVTYGFDKRETNAGAVLAALVADGHGIVDVTTKEADLEDVFLALTARHGVAQDGVAG, from the coding sequence ATGAGCAACGCCATTAGTCTGAAGGGTCTGGCCAAGACCTATGGCAATGGCAAGGTGGCGTTGCATGGCATCGATCTGGATGTGCCGCGCGGGTCCTTGTTCGGGTTGCTGGGGCCCAATGGTGCCGGGAAATCGACGCTGATCAACATCCTGGCGGGGATGGTGAACAAGAGCGCCGGGCAGGCGACCGTGTGGGGGTTCGATATCGACGCGCATCCGCGGAATGCCAAGGCCAGCATCGGCATCGTGCCGCAGGAGATTTTGTTCGACGCTTTCTTCACGCCGTTCGAGACGCTGGAGTTGCAGGCCGGGCTGTTCGGCGTGCCCAGGGCGAAACGCCGGACGATGGAGCTGTTGCGGGCGGTGCGGCTGGACGACAAGGCGCATGTCTATTCCCGCACGCTGTCCGGCGGGATGAAGCGGCGGCTGATGGTGGCGAAGGCGATGGTGCACAATCCGCCCGTGCTGATCCTGGACGAGCCGACCGCGGGGGTGGACATCGAGCTGCGGCAGCAGCTGTGGGCCTATGTGAAGACGCTGCATGCCGATGGTGTGACGGTCATCCTGACGACGCATTATCTGGAGGAGGCGGAGGCGCTGTGCGACCGCATTGCCATCGTCGACCAGGGGCGGATCGTCGCCAATGAGGCGACGCCGGTGCTGCTGGCGCGGGCGCAGGAGAAGGTGATCCGGGTGACGCTCGACCGGCCGGTAGGATCGCCGCCACTGGTGCAGGGCACGCGGCGCGGCGAGGTGGAGGCGGCGACGCCGAACATCGTCACCTATGGTTTTGACAAGCGGGAGACCAATGCCGGCGCGGTGCTGGCGGCGCTGGTGGCGGACGGGCATGGCATTGTCGATGTGACCACCAAGGAGGCCGACCTGGAGGATGTGTTCCTGGCGCTGACGGCACGGCACGGGGTTGCGCAGGACGGGGTGGCGGGTTGA
- the leuC gene encoding 3-isopropylmalate dehydratase large subunit yields MMGRTLYDKIWDDHVVATRADGTALIFIDRHLIHEVTTPQAFEGLRVAGRRVRRPDLTLAVPDHNVPTNNRFAAIADPESAEQVRLLEANCRDFGIEHIAMNAAEQGIVHVIGPEQGFTLPGVTMVCGDSHTATHGAFGALAFGIGTSEVEHVFATQTLLLRKSANMRVTVDGALGFSVSAKDVALAIIGAIGTGGGTGHVIEYAGDVVRYLSMEGRMTLCNMAIESGARAGLVAPDEKTFDYVKGRPRAPTGADWDAALHWWRTLPGDADARFDREVVLRGDEIAPLVTWGTSPEDVAPITGVVPSLESFEAHKRAAVEKSLAYMGLTPGMRLEDVAVENIFIGSCTNSRIEDLRAAAAVAKGRRVASNVRQALVVPGSGLVKRQAEAEGLDTIFIEAGFDWREPGCSMCLGMNPDKVPAGERCASTSNRNFVGRQGPGARTHLLSPAMAAAAAVTGRLTDVRQLVTA; encoded by the coding sequence ATGATGGGACGGACGCTTTACGACAAGATTTGGGACGACCATGTGGTGGCGACGCGGGCGGATGGCACCGCGTTGATCTTCATCGACCGGCACCTGATCCATGAGGTGACGACGCCGCAGGCGTTCGAGGGGCTGCGGGTCGCCGGACGGCGGGTGCGGCGGCCCGACCTGACGCTGGCGGTGCCCGACCATAATGTGCCGACCAACAACCGCTTTGCCGCCATCGCCGATCCCGAAAGCGCGGAGCAGGTGCGGTTGCTGGAGGCGAATTGCCGCGATTTCGGCATCGAGCATATCGCGATGAACGCCGCCGAGCAGGGCATCGTGCATGTGATCGGGCCGGAGCAGGGATTCACGCTGCCCGGTGTGACCATGGTCTGCGGCGACAGCCATACCGCGACGCACGGCGCCTTTGGCGCGCTGGCGTTCGGCATCGGCACGTCAGAGGTGGAGCATGTGTTCGCGACGCAGACGCTGCTGCTGCGCAAGTCGGCGAACATGCGGGTGACCGTTGATGGCGCGCTGGGTTTTTCGGTGAGCGCGAAGGATGTGGCGCTGGCGATCATCGGCGCGATCGGCACCGGCGGTGGCACCGGGCATGTCATCGAATATGCAGGCGATGTGGTGCGCTACCTGAGCATGGAAGGCCGCATGACGCTGTGCAACATGGCGATCGAGAGCGGGGCGCGGGCCGGGCTGGTGGCGCCCGATGAGAAGACGTTCGATTATGTGAAGGGTCGGCCGCGCGCGCCGACGGGGGCGGACTGGGATGCGGCGCTGCACTGGTGGCGGACGCTGCCGGGCGATGCGGATGCGCGGTTCGACCGGGAGGTGGTGCTGCGCGGTGACGAGATCGCGCCGCTGGTGACCTGGGGCACCAGCCCCGAGGATGTGGCGCCGATCACCGGCGTGGTGCCTTCGCTGGAGAGTTTCGAGGCGCACAAGCGGGCGGCGGTGGAGAAGTCGCTCGCCTATATGGGCCTGACGCCCGGCATGCGGCTGGAGGATGTGGCGGTTGAGAATATCTTCATCGGCAGCTGCACCAACAGCCGGATCGAGGATCTGCGCGCCGCGGCGGCGGTGGCGAAAGGCAGGCGGGTGGCCAGCAATGTGCGGCAGGCGCTGGTGGTGCCGGGCAGCGGCCTGGTGAAGCGGCAGGCGGAGGCCGAGGGGCTGGACACGATCTTCATCGAGGCCGGGTTCGACTGGCGCGAGCCGGGGTGCAGCATGTGTCTGGGGATGAACCCGGACAAGGTGCCGGCGGGCGAGCGCTGCGCCAGCACCAGCAACCGCAATTTCGTCGGGCGGCAGGGGCCGGGTGCGCGGACGCACCTGCTGTCGCCGGCAATGGCGGCGGCGGCGGCGGTGACGGGACGGCTGACGGATGTGCGGCAGCTGGTGACCGCGTGA
- a CDS encoding ribbon-helix-helix domain-containing protein: MMRALVDLRDEQVSILDAMAREGGTSRAALVREAIDEWLNARRKERLMAQFGGWADAGRPYEDGLAYQMAMRAEWDHRP, encoded by the coding sequence ATGATGCGTGCACTGGTCGATCTGAGGGATGAGCAGGTGTCGATACTCGATGCGATGGCGCGGGAGGGCGGGACGTCGCGGGCGGCGCTGGTGCGCGAGGCGATCGATGAATGGCTGAATGCGCGGCGCAAGGAGCGGTTGATGGCGCAGTTCGGGGGTTGGGCGGATGCGGGACGGCCCTATGAGGATGGGCTGGCCTATCAAATGGCGATGCGTGCCGAGTGGGATCACCGGCCTTGA
- a CDS encoding GNAT family N-acetyltransferase, producing MTDIALTDPLPGDWCHMALRHCETYIDGFGYPPVFETYALAVIAQMAQDYSPPRDRLIVARRGSQRLGTIAIRFTDDETAQLRFLLLEPAARGAGLGRRLVAAVIDHARAHAARTLFLETASDLAPARALYAAAGFRLESAEPVDFLPPGVTSERWSLVL from the coding sequence ATGACCGACATCGCCCTCACCGATCCCCTCCCCGGCGACTGGTGCCACATGGCGCTCCGCCACTGCGAAACCTACATCGACGGGTTCGGCTATCCGCCGGTCTTCGAAACCTACGCGCTCGCCGTCATCGCCCAGATGGCGCAGGACTACAGCCCCCCGCGCGACCGGCTGATCGTCGCCCGCCGCGGCAGCCAACGCCTCGGTACCATCGCCATCCGCTTCACCGATGATGAGACCGCACAGCTCCGATTCCTGCTGCTCGAACCGGCGGCGCGCGGCGCGGGCCTCGGCCGCCGCCTGGTCGCCGCCGTCATCGACCATGCCCGCGCCCACGCCGCCCGCACGCTGTTCCTTGAAACCGCCAGCGACCTCGCCCCCGCCCGCGCCCTCTACGCCGCCGCCGGCTTCCGGCTGGAAAGCGCCGAACCCGTCGATTTCCTGCCGCCCGGCGTCACCAGCGAACGCTGGAGCCTCGTCCTGTAG